In Cyanobacteria bacterium FACHB-DQ100, one genomic interval encodes:
- the nthA gene encoding nitrile hydratase subunit alpha, with amino-acid sequence MTESIDRETYSAARVRALESLLIEKGIITSETVDKVVEFFEKDMGPFNGARIVAKAWIDPEFKQKLLEDTPSAIASMNFPRGMAGAEGEHMKAVENTPEVYNLIVCTMCSCYPWPVLGLPPYWFKDPTFRARAIREPRKVLQEFGLDVPDSTEIRVWDTSAQIRWFVLPERPTGTEDWTEEQLAAIVTPEAMQGAAKVVVPA; translated from the coding sequence ATGACTGAAAGTATTGATCGCGAAACTTATAGTGCTGCTCGTGTGAGGGCGTTGGAGTCGCTCCTGATTGAAAAAGGAATTATCACCAGTGAAACTGTTGATAAGGTCGTTGAGTTCTTTGAAAAGGACATGGGGCCATTTAACGGCGCGAGAATTGTGGCAAAAGCCTGGATTGACCCAGAGTTTAAGCAGAAACTATTAGAGGATACGCCATCCGCGATCGCATCAATGAATTTCCCACGTGGTATGGCAGGAGCAGAAGGCGAACACATGAAAGCTGTGGAGAACACACCAGAGGTTTATAATCTGATTGTTTGCACGATGTGTTCTTGCTATCCTTGGCCCGTTTTAGGATTGCCGCCCTACTGGTTCAAAGATCCAACCTTCCGCGCCAGAGCCATTCGCGAACCTCGAAAAGTATTGCAAGAGTTTGGTCTAGACGTTCCTGACTCCACTGAAATTCGAGTTTGGGATACGAGTGCCCAGATTCGCTGGTTTGTATTGCCAGAACGTCCCACAGGAACCGAGGATTGGACTGAAGAACAGCTTGCTGCGATCGTCACTCCCGAAGCAATGCAGGGTGCAGCAAAAGTAGTTGTCCCAGCTTAA
- a CDS encoding nitrile hydratase accessory protein: MHVKFEQFAAASMLVDPNAPPRNNGELLFERHWEGRAFGMAIALSKKGHYEWEEFRQQLIASIAEWEATHCKDDPDWDYYQRWLLALERLALDTNLISLEELEQRTTELVKDCF; this comes from the coding sequence ATGCACGTCAAGTTTGAACAGTTCGCGGCAGCCAGTATGCTGGTTGATCCGAATGCACCCCCTCGAAATAACGGAGAACTGCTATTTGAAAGGCATTGGGAAGGACGCGCTTTTGGCATGGCGATCGCGCTCTCGAAGAAAGGTCACTACGAGTGGGAAGAGTTTCGCCAGCAATTAATCGCCTCGATCGCAGAGTGGGAAGCCACGCATTGTAAGGATGATCCAGACTGGGATTATTACCAGCGTTGGTTGTTGGCACTAGAGCGACTAGCGTTGGACACGAATTTAATTTCGCTAGAAGAGCTAGAGCAACGAACGACTGAATTGGTAAAAGATTGCTTCTAG
- a CDS encoding HupE/UreJ family protein has product MIQHCKASRFTAFNQSIQTKGFIVLSAMSVLLMTSPAMAHHPMDGKTPSNFWEGFLSGLAHPLIGVDHFAFIVTIGLLAAVKRQGAAILFAFMGSAMGGTGLHLLGFNFAGIELLISGTILLFGFLLTQKNDLKAITVLSAIAGVCHGYAYGEAIVGAQMTAVFAYLLGFTGIQLCIAAIASRLGKALLTRSGQPQFFDSLRSTGFVVCGIGISLLFSQIVDVSVSFLKG; this is encoded by the coding sequence ATGATTCAACACTGTAAGGCTTCTCGATTCACTGCTTTCAACCAAAGTATTCAGACAAAAGGGTTCATTGTTCTAAGCGCCATGAGTGTGCTGCTCATGACTTCTCCAGCAATGGCGCATCATCCAATGGACGGGAAAACGCCGAGTAACTTCTGGGAAGGATTTTTGTCAGGATTAGCACATCCCTTGATTGGTGTCGATCACTTTGCTTTTATCGTGACGATCGGGTTATTAGCAGCCGTAAAACGACAAGGAGCGGCAATCCTATTCGCTTTTATGGGGTCTGCGATGGGCGGAACCGGGTTACATCTTCTCGGTTTCAATTTTGCAGGAATTGAACTATTGATCTCCGGAACAATCCTGCTATTTGGCTTTCTGCTGACTCAAAAGAACGATTTGAAAGCAATCACTGTCCTGAGTGCGATCGCGGGCGTGTGTCATGGATATGCTTACGGCGAAGCGATCGTGGGGGCACAGATGACTGCCGTATTCGCATATTTATTAGGTTTCACTGGCATTCAGTTGTGTATCGCGGCGATCGCCTCTAGACTAGGCAAAGCGTTGCTGACACGCTCTGGACAACCGCAATTTTTCGACAGCTTACGATCGACGGGGTTCGTAGTTTGTGGGATTGGAATCTCGCTTCTGTTCTCTCAGATTGTAGATGTCTCTGTCTCATTCCTAAAAGGGTAA
- a CDS encoding 8-oxoguanine deaminase — protein sequence MPTLLVKNIHTLVTMDETRREIRNAAMLIRDNVIEQVGATAELPQTADEVLDLSDRAVVLPGLVNTHHHFYQTLTRAVPAAQNCDLFKWLQTLYPIWAKLTPRAVYISAQMAAVELIRSGCTTASDHLYIYPNGSTLDDEIQGVQVVGLRFHASRGSMSVGESQGGLPPDSVVEKEADILKDSQRLIEQYHDNDRHAMLRITLAPCSPFSVTQDLMRESAAMARSYSGVRLHTHLAENNSDVEYSLATFGMTPGDYAASVGWIGSDVWHAHCVQLDDKAIQQFGKTGTGVAHCPCSNMRLASGLAPIRKMLHHNVPVGLGVDGSASNDTSNLLNEARTAFLMARVRELDAAAMTAREALELATLGGAKVLGRDDIGYLAPGMSADFIAINLDRPEFAGALHDPVAALIFCQVNTVDYSFINGRKIVDQGQITTIDLPTLIEEHNRLAHQLIYL from the coding sequence ATGCCTACCTTGCTTGTTAAAAACATCCATACCTTAGTGACAATGGATGAAACCCGACGGGAAATTCGCAATGCAGCAATGCTCATTCGAGACAATGTAATCGAGCAAGTTGGAGCCACAGCAGAACTACCGCAAACCGCAGATGAAGTATTAGACTTGAGCGATCGGGCTGTGGTGCTTCCCGGTCTTGTCAATACACATCACCACTTCTATCAAACGCTCACCCGTGCTGTTCCCGCCGCTCAGAACTGTGACTTGTTCAAATGGCTGCAAACTCTTTACCCAATCTGGGCAAAGCTCACTCCAAGAGCCGTGTATATCAGCGCTCAGATGGCAGCCGTTGAGCTAATTCGATCAGGCTGTACAACCGCAAGCGATCATCTCTATATCTATCCGAATGGTAGTACGCTTGATGATGAAATTCAGGGAGTGCAAGTGGTTGGGCTGCGGTTTCATGCCAGTCGGGGCAGCATGAGCGTGGGGGAAAGTCAGGGAGGACTGCCGCCAGATTCGGTAGTAGAAAAAGAAGCAGATATTTTGAAAGATAGCCAACGATTGATTGAGCAATATCATGACAACGATCGTCATGCAATGTTACGGATTACGCTTGCACCCTGTTCTCCGTTCTCTGTAACGCAAGACTTAATGCGAGAATCGGCAGCAATGGCACGATCGTACTCCGGTGTTCGATTACATACTCACTTGGCTGAGAACAACTCTGATGTTGAGTACAGCTTGGCGACCTTTGGTATGACCCCTGGAGACTATGCAGCCTCAGTGGGTTGGATTGGTTCTGATGTGTGGCACGCGCATTGTGTGCAGCTAGACGATAAAGCGATTCAACAGTTTGGCAAAACTGGAACTGGAGTGGCGCATTGTCCTTGTAGTAATATGCGACTTGCAAGCGGGCTGGCGCCGATTCGTAAGATGCTTCATCATAATGTTCCCGTGGGCTTAGGGGTTGATGGCTCCGCCTCAAATGACACCTCGAATCTCTTGAATGAAGCCCGGACTGCATTTTTAATGGCACGAGTCCGAGAGTTAGATGCTGCTGCAATGACGGCACGGGAGGCGCTAGAACTGGCAACGCTTGGAGGCGCAAAGGTTTTAGGGCGTGACGACATTGGTTATCTAGCACCGGGAATGTCAGCCGATTTCATTGCCATCAATCTCGATCGACCGGAGTTTGCAGGGGCGCTTCACGATCCAGTAGCAGCACTGATTTTCTGCCAGGTCAATACTGTAGACTATAGTTTTATCAATGGTCGAAAGATTGTTGATCAAGGACAAATCACTACGATTGATCTTCCGACTTTGATCGAGGAACACAATCGATTAGCACATCAGCTAATCTACCTGTAG
- a CDS encoding cyanophycinase produces MVSQVDTQAQESVALPETHGELVIIGGAEDKEGECKILREFVRRAGGLQSRIVVMTVATGLPGEVGEQYIGIFRRLGAEDVRVVDTAHRDDAGDPKAIEDVTQATGIFFTGGNQARITECLKDTELEAMLHKRFSEGAVIAGTSAGAAMMPDMMIVVGEGETNPRREVAEMDRGMGFLPNVVIDQHFAQRGRLGRLLSALAQQPASLGFGIDENTAIVVNGKIVEVIGEGAVTIVDESTVVHNNIEALLPDEDLAFCGATLHVLPSGYKFDLEKRSPIFN; encoded by the coding sequence ATGGTGAGTCAGGTTGACACTCAAGCCCAAGAGAGCGTAGCACTGCCAGAAACACATGGAGAACTTGTGATTATTGGGGGTGCAGAAGACAAAGAAGGAGAATGTAAGATTCTGCGGGAATTTGTGCGCCGTGCGGGCGGGCTTCAGTCACGCATTGTAGTGATGACGGTTGCAACCGGATTACCGGGCGAAGTTGGAGAACAATATATTGGAATTTTTCGCCGCTTGGGTGCAGAAGATGTCAGAGTGGTTGATACTGCACACCGTGATGATGCCGGTGATCCAAAAGCGATCGAGGATGTTACCCAAGCGACCGGAATCTTTTTTACCGGAGGCAATCAAGCCCGGATTACAGAATGCCTCAAAGATACAGAACTCGAAGCAATGCTACACAAACGCTTCTCCGAAGGTGCTGTGATCGCGGGAACCAGCGCAGGTGCAGCAATGATGCCCGATATGATGATTGTGGTCGGTGAAGGTGAAACCAATCCACGACGCGAAGTGGCTGAGATGGATCGCGGCATGGGATTTTTGCCGAATGTGGTGATTGATCAACACTTCGCACAGCGCGGACGTTTAGGACGATTGCTTTCCGCTTTGGCGCAACAGCCTGCCAGTCTGGGCTTTGGAATTGATGAAAATACTGCGATCGTCGTCAACGGCAAGATTGTAGAAGTGATCGGCGAGGGTGCAGTGACGATCGTCGATGAATCTACGGTGGTACACAATAACATTGAAGCATTGTTACCGGACGAGGATTTAGCGTTTTGTGGTGCAACGCTTCATGTGCTGCCGAGTGGCTACAAATTCGATTTGGAGAAGCGATCGCCCATCTTTAATTAA
- a CDS encoding acetate--CoA ligase family protein, with product MVLDRVSEVSRVNARKTDAFDIFNIRYYMGANPYLSTAATVFDFAQTENQSVLPLEKYANAISDRYPHFYEISFKSHADLFAQTVAHLSQLEMELHLQHWNLKAYPKFDRIAIETLHARTSREIIFSAWDWFEAITQGRDFEIGDHIEVLQAQFRRSTYGGPTVYALLKSAHSQGIPAFYLWDEGLMQYGYGRKHVRGIATTFDGDSHLDSDFTTRKDDCKAFLSTLGFPVPKGRIVSTFKEAQSAVDRLGYPVAVKPVVGHKGIGVTANIRSDEDLEAAFDRAVDAVEPEHPVEIIVEQSIEGSDFRLLCVDGKFVAATERRPASVIGDGKLTISELIARANRSSERSDTPTSPLGKIKVDDAMERYLTEQGFSLDSVLERDREVYLRKVANLSSGGLSIDATSNIHLDNIVLAQDVAQHFRLTCLGIDIITRDLSRSWKEGNFAIIEINAAPGVFMHMKPSVGQSVDVTTHILRTFFHAGDTGRIPIITFNRVTLPELQEAIAYILRHHPHWTIGAVCQDGVLINHSEKPLHSDYNTNVQNLLRHPKLDLLIAEYPESVLDRAGMFYTNSNLVILNDPTDIEMMLTRDIFEDTRVVIKQGSTVSTQHQGLIEQFSLSAAEGFSRVYLEAIAALILPA from the coding sequence ATGGTGCTCGATCGCGTGTCTGAAGTTAGCCGAGTCAATGCAAGAAAGACGGATGCGTTTGACATCTTCAACATTCGCTATTACATGGGTGCAAATCCGTATCTATCAACGGCAGCGACTGTATTTGATTTTGCACAAACTGAAAATCAAAGTGTTCTGCCGTTAGAAAAGTATGCGAATGCCATCAGCGATCGCTATCCTCATTTCTACGAGATCTCGTTCAAATCTCATGCTGATTTATTCGCTCAAACGGTCGCCCACCTGAGCCAGCTTGAGATGGAACTGCATTTACAGCATTGGAATCTGAAAGCTTATCCAAAGTTTGATCGAATTGCGATCGAAACGCTACACGCTCGTACCAGTCGAGAAATTATCTTTTCAGCCTGGGATTGGTTTGAGGCAATTACACAAGGGCGAGATTTCGAGATTGGTGATCATATTGAGGTGCTACAGGCACAGTTTCGTCGATCGACCTATGGCGGCCCTACAGTTTATGCACTGCTGAAGTCGGCGCATTCCCAGGGAATTCCCGCTTTCTATTTGTGGGATGAAGGCTTGATGCAATATGGATATGGTCGTAAGCACGTTCGAGGGATTGCAACTACGTTTGATGGTGATAGTCATCTTGATTCAGATTTCACAACGCGCAAAGATGACTGTAAAGCATTCTTGAGTACACTAGGCTTTCCGGTACCCAAAGGAAGAATTGTGAGTACCTTCAAAGAAGCTCAAAGTGCAGTCGATCGACTAGGCTATCCGGTTGCAGTCAAGCCTGTGGTTGGACATAAAGGCATTGGTGTTACTGCAAATATTCGCAGTGATGAAGACTTAGAAGCCGCCTTCGATCGAGCAGTAGATGCCGTTGAACCGGAGCATCCGGTGGAAATCATTGTTGAGCAGAGCATTGAGGGCAGTGATTTTCGATTGTTGTGTGTAGATGGTAAGTTTGTTGCCGCAACTGAGCGCCGTCCGGCTTCAGTGATTGGAGACGGTAAATTAACCATTTCAGAACTTATCGCTCGTGCGAATCGCTCTAGTGAACGTAGTGATACTCCGACTTCACCGCTTGGAAAAATTAAAGTTGATGATGCAATGGAGCGGTACTTAACTGAGCAAGGCTTTTCATTAGACAGTGTGTTAGAGCGCGATCGTGAAGTTTATCTCCGCAAAGTTGCCAACCTTTCTTCAGGCGGGCTGAGCATCGATGCCACTTCAAACATTCACCTGGATAACATTGTTTTAGCGCAAGATGTCGCTCAACATTTTCGCTTGACTTGCTTAGGAATTGATATCATTACTCGCGATTTGAGTCGCTCTTGGAAAGAGGGCAACTTTGCAATCATTGAGATTAATGCAGCTCCGGGTGTGTTTATGCACATGAAGCCCTCTGTGGGTCAAAGTGTTGATGTCACCACTCACATTCTCAGAACATTCTTTCATGCAGGGGATACTGGTCGCATCCCGATCATTACGTTCAATCGCGTCACCCTTCCAGAACTACAAGAAGCGATCGCTTATATTCTCCGGCATCATCCGCACTGGACGATTGGAGCCGTCTGTCAAGATGGAGTATTGATCAATCACTCTGAAAAACCCTTGCACTCAGACTACAACACCAATGTTCAAAATCTCTTGCGGCATCCGAAGCTAGATTTGCTGATTGCTGAATATCCTGAATCAGTTCTCGATCGCGCTGGAATGTTCTACACCAATAGCAATCTGGTGATTTTGAATGATCCCACTGACATTGAAATGATGCTGACGCGGGACATCTTTGAAGATACGAGAGTGGTGATTAAGCAGGGAAGTACGGTTTCAACTCAGCATCAAGGATTGATCGAACAATTCTCGCTGAGTGCAGCAGAAGGATTCAGCCGCGTTTATCTAGAAGCGATCGCCGCACTGATCCTACCTGCTTAA
- a CDS encoding sensor histidine kinase, with translation MAKSSQSSFRRILLRRLLLLSIPVLLTGEVVAYKKARAGLLETARHNLTASASRKAEALQTSIASLRSNLALAATSSALQLNSAQSTYDFLEQLRRSSPIALQCVQLINVSDGTVRSSTCGNQAIVQFPFDPWQNYSTPSNIVDVKHIQVALASPAKTGELSVDHQLNLVVSAPVTLKSEKQEGRYALSVQASLYSKPEPALNAMTTGYTIVIDDSGVILAHPIAERIGRNIRQGANAEQLQRAFETAIANSTVGDRATNQQESLDPVLFEESGAEWMAGGSAIQVSLKSGESSTWVVLAATSVDSALYGLTDIKQVLVILTVGLLTAILLATIYLTRDLALPIEQLSEYALKIRQRFNGERAPKNFKVRELNYLAEALDNMVERLEERASELEAAWQEAQSANQVKSEFLATTSHELRTPLNGIIGCVRLVREGLCDSREEELEFLQQADRSAMHLLQIINDLLDIAKIEAGKAELNLQPIQIRELCQDCLKMVQPTADLKRLKLMLHFNADCDRVPLDELRVRQMLLNLLSNAVKFTPEGGTVSLVARIGYGYQLVQDVRPDRSPINQETSYLCLEVEDSGIGIPKDRWHLLFRPFQQVDSSMTRKHEGTGLGLALTKRLAEMHGGTLSFWSVPDKGSTFRIWLPWVASSSEKPKSTIDEKVNAPCSEPIGGSIEQSGRKIEGLGTRS, from the coding sequence ATGGCGAAGTCATCCCAATCCTCATTCCGTCGCATCCTGCTGAGACGTTTGTTGCTGCTCAGCATTCCGGTGCTATTGACAGGTGAGGTTGTTGCGTACAAAAAAGCAAGAGCAGGACTGCTCGAAACGGCACGGCATAATCTCACCGCCAGCGCCTCTCGTAAAGCCGAAGCGCTACAAACCTCGATCGCCAGCTTGCGATCAAATCTTGCACTCGCTGCCACCTCTTCAGCGCTACAGCTTAATTCCGCGCAATCCACCTACGATTTTCTAGAGCAGCTTCGACGCTCTTCTCCGATCGCGCTTCAATGTGTCCAACTGATCAACGTGAGCGATGGAACCGTTAGATCCAGCACTTGTGGGAATCAGGCGATCGTCCAGTTTCCGTTTGATCCCTGGCAAAATTACTCCACACCCTCGAATATTGTCGATGTTAAACATATTCAGGTTGCTCTCGCGTCACCAGCGAAAACTGGAGAGCTATCCGTTGATCATCAGCTTAATTTAGTGGTGAGTGCGCCTGTAACGCTGAAATCAGAGAAGCAAGAGGGGCGGTATGCGCTGAGTGTCCAAGCATCTCTCTACTCAAAGCCGGAACCCGCGCTGAACGCGATGACCACGGGTTATACCATCGTGATTGACGATTCTGGAGTCATTTTGGCCCACCCGATCGCCGAGCGCATCGGACGCAATATTCGCCAAGGAGCCAACGCAGAACAGCTTCAGCGTGCGTTTGAAACCGCGATCGCCAATAGCACGGTGGGCGATCGTGCCACCAATCAGCAAGAATCGCTTGATCCCGTTCTGTTTGAAGAGAGCGGTGCAGAATGGATGGCAGGCGGCAGCGCGATTCAGGTATCGCTGAAAAGCGGGGAATCTTCGACTTGGGTAGTGTTGGCAGCCACTTCAGTAGATAGCGCGCTCTACGGTTTGACAGACATCAAACAAGTGCTGGTCATCCTGACAGTAGGACTCTTAACGGCAATTTTGCTCGCCACGATCTACCTCACTCGTGATTTAGCGCTTCCGATCGAGCAGTTAAGCGAATACGCGCTGAAAATTCGGCAACGATTCAACGGCGAACGCGCTCCCAAAAACTTTAAAGTGCGCGAACTCAACTATCTTGCAGAAGCGCTCGATAATATGGTCGAACGACTAGAAGAGCGAGCCAGTGAGCTAGAAGCCGCATGGCAAGAGGCACAGTCTGCCAATCAGGTGAAAAGCGAGTTTCTAGCCACCACCTCTCACGAATTGCGGACACCGCTGAATGGAATCATCGGCTGTGTGCGATTAGTCCGTGAAGGATTGTGTGATAGCCGCGAAGAAGAACTAGAGTTTCTTCAGCAAGCCGATCGTTCGGCAATGCACCTGCTGCAAATCATTAACGATCTGCTTGATATTGCCAAAATCGAAGCGGGTAAAGCCGAACTCAATCTGCAACCGATCCAGATTCGCGAGTTGTGCCAAGACTGCCTCAAGATGGTGCAGCCGACTGCTGACCTGAAACGATTAAAGCTGATGCTGCATTTTAATGCCGATTGCGATCGCGTTCCCTTAGATGAGTTGCGGGTGCGCCAGATGCTGCTGAATCTCTTATCGAATGCAGTGAAATTTACGCCCGAAGGGGGAACGGTTTCGCTGGTGGCGCGAATCGGCTACGGCTATCAACTCGTTCAGGATGTGCGCCCCGATCGCAGCCCGATTAATCAAGAAACCTCTTATCTTTGCCTGGAAGTCGAAGATTCTGGCATTGGCATTCCAAAAGATCGGTGGCACCTGCTATTTAGACCCTTCCAGCAGGTGGATTCATCCATGACTCGTAAGCACGAGGGGACTGGGTTAGGGCTTGCCTTGACGAAACGCTTGGCAGAAATGCACGGGGGAACGCTGTCGTTTTGGTCAGTCCCCGATAAGGGCAGTACATTTCGGATTTGGTTGCCGTGGGTAGCATCTAGTAGCGAAAAGCCTAAAAGTACGATCGATGAAAAGGTGAATGCTCCATGCAGTGAGCCAATCGGAGGATCGATCGAGCAGTCCGGCAGAAAGATTGAGGGGTTAGGAACCCGAAGCTAG
- a CDS encoding N-acetyltransferase, translated as MVEQLQPRTSIAWINRISEVPQAAWDALAMPLSTPFLEWDWLHNMETSGSTTARSGWMPNHLTVWRDRELIAAAPLYIKGHSYGEFVFDHQWADLSERLGVQYYPKLLGMSPFTPAEGYRFLIAPGEDEDEITEMMVSAIDHFCSRNRISGCNFLYVDPEWRTVMERHGFSSWMHHNFIWSNQGYESFDDYLNAFNANQRRNIKRERKAVVNAGLTFKALTGDEIPRSLFSQMYSFYSDTCDKFGWWGSKYLTKKFFEQLHPTYRHRVVFFAAFAEGNDHPIGMSFCLSKGDRLYGRYWGCKQEIDCLHFDACYYAPIEWGINNGIQIFDPGAGGRHKKRRGFPATPNHSLHRFYNGRLSQILRSHIDQINDLEQQEIDAINQELPFKQQTIDFKI; from the coding sequence ATGGTTGAACAACTCCAGCCCCGTACCTCGATCGCGTGGATTAATCGAATTTCTGAAGTGCCGCAGGCGGCTTGGGATGCGTTGGCAATGCCGCTCTCAACGCCGTTTCTGGAGTGGGACTGGCTGCATAATATGGAGACTTCTGGCAGTACAACGGCTCGATCGGGCTGGATGCCGAATCATCTGACGGTGTGGCGCGATCGCGAACTAATTGCAGCGGCTCCCCTTTATATTAAGGGACACAGCTACGGGGAGTTTGTGTTTGATCATCAGTGGGCGGATTTGTCGGAACGGTTAGGGGTGCAGTATTACCCGAAGCTGTTGGGAATGTCGCCGTTTACGCCAGCCGAAGGATATCGGTTTTTGATTGCGCCCGGAGAAGATGAGGATGAGATCACAGAAATGATGGTGAGCGCGATCGATCATTTTTGCTCCCGCAATCGGATTTCTGGCTGTAATTTTCTCTATGTTGATCCCGAATGGCGGACGGTGATGGAGCGGCATGGATTTAGCTCCTGGATGCACCATAACTTTATCTGGTCGAATCAGGGGTATGAGAGCTTTGATGATTATTTGAATGCGTTTAATGCCAATCAGCGCCGCAATATTAAACGAGAGCGTAAAGCCGTAGTGAATGCGGGATTGACGTTTAAAGCGCTGACTGGGGATGAGATTCCTCGATCGCTCTTTTCGCAGATGTACAGCTTTTACAGCGATACGTGCGATAAGTTTGGCTGGTGGGGCAGTAAGTATTTAACCAAGAAATTCTTCGAGCAGCTTCATCCAACATATCGGCATCGCGTGGTGTTTTTTGCGGCATTTGCAGAAGGAAATGACCACCCGATCGGGATGTCGTTTTGTTTAAGCAAGGGCGATCGTTTATACGGGCGCTATTGGGGCTGTAAACAGGAAATTGATTGTTTGCATTTTGACGCGTGTTATTACGCGCCGATCGAGTGGGGGATCAACAACGGGATTCAAATTTTTGATCCGGGAGCAGGAGGACGACACAAGAAGCGGCGCGGATTTCCGGCGACTCCGAACCATTCTTTGCATCGGTTTTATAACGGTCGCCTGTCTCAAATTTTGCGATCGCACATTGATCAAATTAACGATCTCGAACAGCAAGAAATTGATGCAATTAATCAAGAATTGCCGTTTAAGCAACAAACGATCGACTTCAAAATCTAG
- a CDS encoding DUF4346 domain-containing protein, whose translation MTQAVFNPVAFDDKLSNRFIELDPSGYFIIYVDRASRLICAEHYTNTINEKGLACDPETGEPLPCGGELKRRPTKTFKGRTAKELCIEVFEKPETCCVSRLDHAAYLGREFVRAEQCLLSDREYVQD comes from the coding sequence ATGACTCAAGCTGTTTTCAACCCAGTTGCCTTTGATGATAAGTTGTCGAATCGATTCATTGAACTCGATCCGAGTGGCTACTTTATTATTTATGTCGATCGTGCCTCGCGTTTAATTTGTGCAGAGCATTACACGAACACGATCAACGAGAAGGGTTTAGCGTGTGATCCCGAAACGGGGGAGCCGCTCCCTTGCGGTGGTGAACTAAAGCGCAGACCGACGAAGACCTTTAAAGGCAGAACTGCAAAGGAACTGTGTATCGAGGTGTTTGAGAAGCCGGAAACTTGCTGCGTTTCTCGATTAGATCATGCTGCTTATTTGGGACGCGAGTTCGTCAGGGCGGAGCAGTGTTTGTTGAGCGATCGGGAATACGTGCAGGATTAG
- the hisF gene encoding imidazole glycerol phosphate synthase subunit HisF → MLAKRILPCLDVKAGRVVKGVNFVDLRDAGDPVELAQVYNEAGADELVFLDITATHEDRDIIYDVVYRTAEQVFIPLTVGGGIQNLDTIKKLLRAGADKVSINSAAVRDPDLINRASDRFGVQCIVVAIDARRREDPTNPGWDVYVRGGRENTGIDAIAWAKEVAARGAGELLVTSMDADGTQAGYDLDLTGTIAQQVEIPVIASGGAGNCEHIYQALTEGKAEAALLASLLHYGQLSVEQIKTYLSDRQVPVRHA, encoded by the coding sequence ATGTTGGCAAAACGAATTCTGCCCTGTTTGGATGTGAAAGCGGGGCGCGTGGTTAAAGGGGTTAATTTTGTAGATCTACGGGATGCGGGTGATCCGGTGGAACTCGCGCAGGTTTACAACGAAGCGGGCGCGGATGAGCTTGTGTTTTTGGACATCACCGCAACGCATGAAGATCGAGACATTATTTACGATGTGGTGTACCGGACGGCGGAACAGGTGTTTATTCCGTTGACGGTCGGGGGCGGGATTCAAAATTTAGACACGATTAAGAAACTCCTCAGAGCCGGAGCCGATAAGGTCAGCATCAATTCGGCGGCGGTGCGTGATCCGGATTTGATTAACCGAGCTAGCGATCGCTTCGGAGTTCAGTGTATTGTCGTGGCGATCGATGCCCGTCGTCGGGAAGATCCCACCAATCCAGGTTGGGATGTGTATGTGCGGGGCGGTCGGGAGAATACCGGAATCGATGCGATCGCTTGGGCGAAAGAAGTCGCAGCGCGGGGTGCAGGAGAATTACTTGTGACCAGCATGGATGCGGATGGAACGCAGGCGGGGTATGACCTGGACTTGACAGGTACGATCGCTCAGCAAGTGGAGATTCCGGTGATTGCCTCTGGCGGTGCAGGGAATTGTGAACATATTTATCAAGCCTTAACCGAGGGAAAGGCGGAAGCTGCGTTATTGGCATCGTTGCTGCATTACGGGCAGTTAAGCGTTGAGCAGATAAAGACATACTTAAGCGATCGCCAGGTTCCCGTGCGACACGCATAG